The nucleotide sequence AAGCATGGGGTAGGTGATTCAtactagttttgagttaaatacattaatatatacggatttgagcatgaaaattagtGGAAAATTGTGGGGTTTGGTAGGAAACCtaagatttggtatttttggattattaccatgaatttgggcatgaaattgagaataaatgatatatttgagttcgtgaggttatgggtaaactttatcttcgaaaaatttcagaatccgggcacatgggcctgaGGGCGATTTTgttaacttttcgatcggggttataaattgttataaattggattaatatgagtaattgagcatatattaatgggtttgcgtaattattggctagctttggagcgttatgcatcgatttgagtcttcggaagggcgtggaatgccagTTATGGAACTTCAAAGCGAGGTgaatctcttttctaaccttgtaagagggaattaactccataggtgaaataattaaatatttgctcctatttgtgggggctacgtacgcacgaggtgacgagagtccgtgcgcaactactattatgcttatgttcgggtagtctaggacccaaaagcatgctttacttgtaatatttaAAATCTTATTGTCAATTTAAAATACTTAAAACATATCGAACtttgtaaataaatttctaagaGGCTAGACATTgttttcttgacttttaaaagagaaattattttttcttggataattgctccttgatgaattcttgattgactatttgaatatgtttatctTTTGAGGAACGGGTCGAACACCTCGGTAAATTAAATAGATGCacctatggttcgtgccattcgaccctctagcaaTCCACAGTTTAAATCTttgttggatcgggtcatacgacctcggcatgatttgcgcatgcttgtattgcttgactTGCAAATTTATAAATgatgatattgcctccctggcttgagataaatgaataaattatgaaaataaatttggaaactccctattaataaaagaattgtttacttgcttcatgctattgagttacaaccATTTATATAAAATCctcgatttactatattattggtatattattattggaccacttcttcgagattagatgggatacttactgggtacacgttgtttcgtactcatgctacacttgctatgtagttttttttttgaacaagcacatgtatgtctagtggcctagtttGGCGCatcggcatggttgatacggggacttaggtgagctgcacttctcgagatgacccgcagccagcagagtctcctttagagtattgtattgtattttctctACTGTCCAACTTATATTCCGGACGGTTATTGTATTACATagtttcctagaaattgctcatgcacttgtgacaccgggttctgggatgattatgggattattCAATACTAAGTTTGTTAAAGAcatcattatttattcagtgaatttcattatttattgtttaacgtataaaagaaataatttcaataaatactaaaatgagaatttaattaactttttggtgttggcttgcctgacagtgatgtccggcgccatcacaacccttagtggattttggatcgtgataataTTAGGCACAAATTTCTGAACTTGATCTTTATATGTCAAGTCTattggaaattaaaaagaaagaagaaagaagatcaTATCATTTTGGTTTAATATGCATATGCCGATGATATATTGTTCTTCCGCAACGATATAGGCTTTTGCACGAAACAAAAGATTTCTATTAATGAATTATGAGATGAAAGATAATATGGGGACGTGACTTTTGTATTAGGAATTCAAGTACATTATAGTTAATGTATTCTAGAGTATATCACAAAAGACTCGATAAAAAATGTACTGAAGATATTTGCCATGTGCATGACTAAAAATCGGGTGATAACCTTATTGCTAAAGCAAATAAGCTCATTCAAAAAAAGAGCTCAAGAATGATTTTGAGACTAAGAAAATGTACAAGTCTCCCTATGCTTCGCCGCTAGGAAGTCTATGTATGCTTGGATAGGGCGGCTCCACAAAATTGGTGGCCTCAAACAAAACTTATTAAGGGGCTTTTttgcaataaaaaaaaaaaaaaaaaaaaaaaaaagaggcatCCTTTCACatatgtaattttatttaaaGTAAATTTTCTAGATTTTTGATGGTGCAAAGTTGTTAATAAGTTTTTACAATCGATTCTCTTCATATATTTTTTTCACTTGacaatttatttaattcacctaatTTTGCTTAAGGCATCTTTTAAATCGCTCCTTTTTGAGATTGTATTGAAGTTCAGTTTTTCTCCTctcttttgtgtgtgtgtgtgttttgagtAATTTGCTTTATAGTTTTTAGTTGACATGTTTGAATTCTAATATTTGATAAAAAGTAATATACGTCTATAAATTTACCAGACGTAAAATTTAATTATAAGATAATAGAAAATTTAGAATAATATAACTTGATTCTAAAAGTTGATAACTTGATATCTCTACGAGATTTCACTGCTGCTTCAATTTGCTTGTTGCAATgcttgaaaactttaagaaaaagaaaaaaaatgcacAATTTAATTTATCCAATGCCCTCACCTTATTTTTGAGAGAATAAATAGTTTAAAGGAATGCAAAAAGAAAAGTAGACAGTATAAGTTTTATTACTTAtgagaaaggagaagaaaaagaatatTGATTATTAGAATGAAAATTTTTTACGGTCACCATCAATCACATGGCTAAACGgttctctttcattttttaataaaaaatttatactGTACTATACAATAGTCAATAGTaatattttgttaagaaaaattaactataaaaactatattattaatttaaaaaaatgggGCCTCAAAAGATTGGGGCCTAAAGCCTTTGCTTTAGTGGCTTGACCCTCCGGCCGGCCTGGCTTGGATTCGTACGTATCAAGATATTGCATACATTATTGGGGATTGTTAGGATGATAGGTAGATAATTGAGCAACCGTAGTCAAGAAGAAAGGTTAAGCCGATCAATAATGTCAATTGAAAGGCACAAAATAAGTGTTTTGGAAATACAATATAAGAACCATTGTTATTACAGAGTGATTATTTTACTCCAAATCTTAATAGACTTGTACATATACCAAAGTGCAGCTTCACAGGACTATCCAGCTCAAATGGTCAATCAAGTGATCAAGTCTTGAATTATAGTTGTAGTAGCAAATCCTACAGAAAAGGAAATCCTCTCATTTATCAACCACCAGCCATAATTCtaaattcaaaaatgaaataatttattCAATTTACAGTATGCATTTTTCCAAACCTGTTTTGTTAGTGTGGTGGACAGTCCCTGCCAATTGATTGTTGGACACATTCCTGTTCAATGAATGACATTGAAAAACTTATGTTACAGATTGACTTCCTTTTCTCCAATTTGGAAACTACTAATAAAGAAAAATCAATGAATATATATAACAATTATGCAACTTACAGTAGCTGCAAATTTCCCCAGTAGACGAGCTTCAAGACTGCAATTGGAATGATCCCTGATAATTTATTACCGTCCAATCTCCTGCAAAGGAAAAAGAGTCATTTTTACAGCAAATTACGGTCATTTTATTAGTTAAGCCTTACTCCCCCTGTTTCATTTTTTATGATgctatttttttctcttaaaaaataaaaaacatatttttatatttcgaaataatatacatttaaactTTACATTTGACCACTTTCAATGACAAGATTCTATAAACACACAAATCCAATGTAATTACATACTTAAGACCACTTATTAAGATCGCATTTCTCTCTTAATTAAACTCTATATCTACTCAAACAGATTCACATACAAAAAATGTAGGGCTtatataaaaaaggaaaataaatattaCGTAGCAATGAATGGTCGAATGGCTTACATCCACTGTAGGGATTTTAAATTGCCAAGAGATGATGGAATATGGCCACTCAGCTGATTATTTTCCAGCCCCAAGCTCACTAGCTTTGTCAAGTTGCCTAATTGGCTTGGGATTTCTCCGCTAATTGAGTTATTTTGAAGTTGCCTGTCAATGTATTAAACAAGAAAAGATTTACATCTGAAATTGCATATATTCTTGGTTTCATCAAAAAAGCTTAAAAGACAAATTATTGATCTTACAAGTATTGAAGATTGCTTAGCGTTCCCAATTGAGGTACCAGAATCCCAGAGAGGTTAGCAGCACCTAGGTCCCTTCATTGGTATATATATCATCATTGTCAATAATCTCAACATGCTTAAGTAACATCAACATATAAATCATTCTACATAGTCAAATATGAGTAACTTTTCTGAATTTGTATATTTATGGTTCGAATCAAATTCAACAGAACTCGTTGCTCTTAAGTCTGTCTCTATATATATTCATCTAATAAAGAGATTTTAGAAGGTCAAATGGTGACTTACACTCTTACAACGCTATTCTGGCCGTTGCAGGTGACATGAAACCATGTGCAAGGATTGACTAACGTCGGATCCCAGGTTTGAAGCACATTGTTTGGATCTATCAGGTTAGTTTTCCATGCGTAAAGAGTGTCCCCTGCTCATTCATTCAAGTTTAATATTATATATTAGTTTAATTAAAAATCAAAAGGATTCTTTTCCAATAAATATGTACGAGGGTAAAGGAAATTAAATAAAAGATGGCTTCTCTGATTAGACACTTAACCTTCAGAGTTGCATTCTGCAGATATAAAGGCAATTGCACCAACCAAGAAAACAAGAGCGACGGACCTCATCTTCCGTAAATTTTATCGTGGTTGCTGCCCTAATTCTTCATATTTAAGCGTGCTGCACTAGCTGTACATATTTATACATACTGGAACTATGTACAGTTTCATCACGTAGAGGTTTTAATTATCTAGATAGCTAGATAAAGACTGATTCAAGCATAGCGCATTAGCTATTTCTTTTATTACTCCTAATAAATATTTGGTGGTTTGACCAGAAATTGTAAACAATACTCCAATATGTTGTTTTACGACAACAAAATAATGTTTCGTAAAAGAACTGTCTTTTTTCTTTGGTTCAGAAATGGACGTTTACTAAGTCAATTATCTTAGTGTTTGTAAGAACTTAATTATTAATCCAATTATATCAACTTAAAGGTGAAGGTAGGAATTTTCATCCCGTGTAGCAACCGGCATTGAAATTTCTACATAGTGCCTTTTTTAAATACTTGATAACGAGAAGAAGAAAGCCAAACGTTAATGTTATAGATGAACTGCCTCTAGAAGATTTCTCAACTTGCTTAAGTATTTAATTAATCTTAATTTGAAATTATGCTGCACATGCCGGTGTTTTACTATAATTGATCAAAAATCTTAAAAAACTGACATCTTTTTTTCCAAATCTTTAGATCTTTTTACTCAACATTTtatcaatcttttttttttaattgaagcCATCACCTTCAGGCTATAATAGCCTTTGGTGTGGGGGTTAGGCAAGACCCCTATCATGTCTATATATAAACAAAAAGATACAAAATAGAGGGGACATGGACCTTACCTCTATAACTAATGAAAGAAAGGAAAGCCTAAATTCCTTTCATTAATACAAGCTATACAATcagctttaaaaaaaattacatttatCATATCTTCTTTTCATTGAAGGAAGTTGTTATCTATCTAGTTGAAATAGTCCCTTGGCCTCTCTTGGCAACTGCTGGAGAGAGTGATAGAAGGTGATAGTTCTACTAGAAGATGCTAACTTAGCGAAGAAATCCGCCACTTGATTTGCTTCTCTGAAGCAATGAGAAATCTGTACAGTAGCGTCTTTGAGAGCATGAGTAGTATCCATGATAATGTTCTTTAAATTAAGGTTGTTGGTTCCCCTATTGAGAAGCATATTGGCAATCACCATGGAGTCCAGTTCAATATGAATCATGCCTAGCCCATGTTGAATGCACCATTTAGTGCCAAAGTTGGCCGCCATTGCTTCAACCTGATTGTTGCTGCTATTGTGCACAGGGAGAGAAAAAGCCATCAAGAAATCCTTCACTGTCCCTGATAATACCTCCGATGCCAGCATTTCCATTTTCTCTGATGGAGCCTCCATCTATATTGAGTTTGATCATCCCGCCATAGGTTTATTCCAAGTGACTTGCTTGATATTCACTATGTGTTGAAGTCTTTCAATCATATTGCAAATGTTGGGCCATGTACCTGTTAAGTTATAAGTGGGATAGGTGATTTGGAGGGCTGCTTGAATGTGCCAGATGGTTTGAAATTCTATCTTGATTTTGTAGAATTCTTTTTGCTCGCCATATTTACATGCCGTCCAACTTTTCCAAAGTTCCCAACATATTACCACTGAAGCTATCTGTAATGGCTTCATATTAGAGAAAAGTATCAATCTCATTTCACAATCAAACAATTATCTCCAATATATTCAGTGATCCAAAATATAGTCCTACCGTACTCTTTTCCAATTCAACAAAGTTACTTTTCTCTCATATGAAGCCATTATGTTGAGATTTTGAAAAATTAGAGATAATACATGTGGTAAGCGGTAATTGATGTTCTCTTTGTTATCACTAACTGGACCACGTCCATAGCATTTCTGCAAGCTGTTGATCCTTCTGTATAAAGtataatttaaagaaatatggATATAGGGTATAATTCACTCACAAAAATTAGTTCATAAAATGTAGATGATCTAATTATATAGACGGAGACAAGACAACAACACATTTCTTAATCAATATGGGCGAACAGATAACATGCTCATTGTTTAACATAAAAT is from Nicotiana tabacum cultivar K326 chromosome 18, ASM71507v2, whole genome shotgun sequence and encodes:
- the LOC107812785 gene encoding leucine-rich repeat protein 1-like, which gives rise to MRSVALVFLVGAIAFISAECNSEGDTLYAWKTNLIDPNNVLQTWDPTLVNPCTWFHVTCNGQNSVVRVDLGAANLSGILVPQLGTLSNLQYLQLQNNSISGEIPSQLGNLTKLVSLGLENNQLSGHIPSSLGNLKSLQWMRLDGNKLSGIIPIAVLKLVYWGNLQLLNVSNNQLAGTVHHTNKTGFATTTIIQDLIT